DNA sequence from the Thiobacillus sp. SCUT-2 genome:
ATCGGGTCGGCACCGGACTTCCAGCACTCGTACGACTGGCGCAGCGAGATCGCGCCAGCGGCCGGGCTGTCGATGTGGCCGTAGGAGCCACCGCCGGCGGTGTTGATGACGTTGCCGTGACCCAGGTTCTCGAAGAAGCCGGGCAGGCGCAGCGCGTTCATGCCGCCGGAGATGATCGGGGTGGTGGGCTTCATGCCGTACCACTTCTGGAAGTAGACCGGGCCCTGGCACTCGTCGCGCTCGATCATGTAGGCGATGATCTTGTCGTCGCCTTCGCCTTCCATCTTGCCGTAGCCCATGGTGCCGACGTGGATGCCGGACGCGCCCTGCAGGCGGCTCATCTTGGCCAGCACGAAGGCGGTGTAGCCGCGCTTGGAGCTGGGGCTGGTGACGGCGCCGTGGCCGGCACGGTGGTAGTGCAGGTACTGGCCGGGATACTGACGACGGGCGGTGGTGACCATGCCGGGGCCGCCGACGTAGCCGTCGACCAGGAAGGCCAGCTTGTCGGCGTCCGGGCCGAACACTTCCAGCGCGTAGTCGGCGCGGGCGCACATCTCGTAGTGGTCGTCGGCGGTGATGTTCATCGAGAACAGCTTCGCCTGGCCGGTTTCGTCCTGGGCGCGCTTCATGGCGTCGTAGACCAGCGGCAGCACCTTCTTCAGCGGGCAGAACACCTGGTTGCCCTGGGGCTCGTCGTTCTTGATGAAGTCGCCGCCCAGCCAGAACTGGTAGGCCGCGTTGGCAAAAGGCTCGGGGCGCAGGCCCAGCTTCGGCTTGATGATGGTGCCGGCAATGTAGCCGCCGTTCTCGACCGGGCGGCCGAGGATGCGCCACAGGTTGGAGATGTCGGTGGCGGGGCCGTCGAACATCTGGATCGCGCGCTCGGGCACGTAGAAGTCGATCATCTTGGCGTATTCGATGTCGCCCATGCCCTGGTTGTTGCCGATGGCGAGCGTCAGGAACGAGACCATCATGAAGCGGCCGTCGGTGACGTTGCGGTCGAACAGTTCGAGCGGGTAGGC
Encoded proteins:
- a CDS encoding ribulose-bisphosphate carboxylase; protein product: MDQSARYADLSLKEEDLMKGGKHILVAYKMKPKAGTGYLEGAAHFAAESSTGTNVEVSTTDDFTKGVDALVYYIDEATEDMRIAYPLELFDRNVTDGRFMMVSFLTLAIGNNQGMGDIEYAKMIDFYVPERAIQMFDGPATDISNLWRILGRPVENGGYIAGTIIKPKLGLRPEPFANAAYQFWLGGDFIKNDEPQGNQVFCPLKKVLPLVYDAMKRAQDETGQAKLFSMNITADDHYEMCARADYALEVFGPDADKLAFLVDGYVGGPGMVTTARRQYPGQYLHYHRAGHGAVTSPSSKRGYTAFVLAKMSRLQGASGIHVGTMGYGKMEGEGDDKIIAYMIERDECQGPVYFQKWYGMKPTTPIISGGMNALRLPGFFENLGHGNVINTAGGGSYGHIDSPAAGAISLRQSYECWKSGADPIEFAKEHKEFARAFESFPKDADKLFPGWREKLGVHK